The sequence ATCATATCTGTGCAGGTGCAGGACACAGGTGAAGATAGGAGCTGCGGAAGGAAGCTTGCTCGTGATTTACTTGGCTACAGTGTTAGGACAAGAAAAGAGGCATGTGAGAATGGTCTTTTCTCAACATGAAGGGTATGATGATCAGAGTAAGAATGGAAATTGGAGTAAGCCTACATTCTGGAATGCAACTAGGCCTACAACTCCAAACATTAAGCCTACTCGTCTACCCTGACTGCACAGCAACATGACTACACTAACTAGCAACTTACGCAGTCAATGGTAGtacttaacacaaacacagggccTTTTGCCTTTCTTTTAGACTGCTATGCATTTCATCCTTGCGCCTACATGCTCGATTATGTTGTCCAGTAGATGGCGGTATGCGCTTTGCAGGCGTAACCCGCCAACAAAAATCGAcgaagaagaagtagaagacAAGACGCAAAGCATATTTTCTGTGGTTTGTACTGCATTTGTCATTTGTTGTCATAGTTTGGGAAGCAACAATAAGCTGAAGCTCGTCACAAAACTGCTGATATAGTACGTTACCCTGTTCAGAAGGTTACGCCGAAGTGACTTTAACCTTGCTGATGACATTTCGAAATTTGACGCAGTATCCTCTGACATTTCCCGCAATTCCCTGTGACATTATGAATCTCAGCATCAGGACTGACCATGACGAGCAGTCGAACACAACTAATGTCACATGTGACTAAACATGGTTCTACGACGACCAAGTATCGAGAGTAAGCGACGCCGAGCAATCTTAGCTGTTGATGTACAAGTGTTTTTTGATTCTGTAAATGACAAACAATTGTTTGTCTTTCATCGGACAACTTGTGAACAAGTGAGGGATCACAGAGAGATCTGGAGTTCATTCATCACGTCATTTGGAGTCATGGAATCTGCAAAAATACCATCACCGATAGCGAGGATTGCCCTTGTTCTTTCAGCGCTAGGTCTGGAAATGCTTGTTTCTGATACAATACTGTTAGTGTAGCTATAGTAGGGTGATCAATTGAGATGTATTAGGTATAGTCTAGGTCAATGTATGATTTATGCGATGGTCTTACGTTATTTATTGTTCTGTAGGTTGCAGTATCGTATATGTGAACGTTGAAGCTTTAGGTGAGTTACAAATGGTACTAACGTTACAATTTATCACTATCAAGCGGATAttagttattttttttcttcatgtgaaCATGTTCAGACTAGTGCTGTTTAATTTTTCAGACCTGGTCACAAAAGTAATCGGAGACGGTCATGAGTGTCGCGGCAGGGTGGAGATCAATCACGAAGGACAGTGGGTGACCGTTTGTAACCGTGGCTGGGACATGAGCGATACCCGGACAGTGTGCAGGGAAGTGGGGTGCTGGCTTGCCTCCCTGCCCAGCGGCTTCAAATTTAGCCCCAGCAGAGCCGTGTGGCTGAACCATGTCAGTTGCACAGGTGAAGTTCCCGACCTGACGCACTGCTTGCATTCCAACAGGAATTGTACCATCCTTGAAGAAGCCATGATGGACTGCTCAGGTAATAATAATATAAGTTTGTGGTCGAGCTAGAGCAGTGTAGTTTCTATGTAAATCACAGAACCTTTTAGAAATTGACATCAGACTTCATCTCTCTCAACCAGGGAAGCCTGTACTGTCCATTCTGTCCCCATTCACTGCCTTCCAAGTGGGTGAGGCCATACATTTCAGCTGCACGGCCCCAAGTGGGCCCAAGTTCCTCAACTTCCACCTGTACAAGAAGGGTGTCGAAACTCCTCTTGTGACGCAGAGGGCTGACAACGGACAGAGGAGAATGGAGCTGACCCTTACTGATGTGGAGGTCGGACACCAGGGCACGTATAGCTGTGTCAACAGTGATCGGAGGAGCTCGCACCCTCCCAAGCGCATGTACCACAGTAACTACATTGACATTGCAGTAGGTGTGTAGTATCCactgtgtgtgaatctgtcctGCTCTGGCTGTTTAGTAATTCATGTTAAACATTATGCACCTAAGAGTAAGTGTCAGTTTTGTTTGTGCTGTGGATGCTATTTGTTTAATTAATATGGCAAAGGCACATTTTCCCATATGAATGGTTGAAGTTGGTTGAGTGCATGACGTACATGTTGTTTTCTATTTGATTTGTGCTTGACCTTATTTGAGCTCCATATACcatgtcttttctttctttctttctctctttctttctttctttctttctttctttctttctctctctctcactctctctctctctctccaccaccagTGGAGCTTAACCGGCCACAGATCTGGTACAACACGTCCATGGAAGTGCCCTCTGGGTGGGTGTTCAAGGGAGAGAGCTTCAGCATCACCTGCTCCACCAATCCCCTGTACCCAGGCGGCTCCTTTCAGCTGCGGCTGATCCGGCCCAACGGCACCGTGCGCCACTCTCTGCCGGCTCTCACATCCGCTGTGACCTTCAACTTCAGCAACGCGCAGACCCTGAACGAGGGCTACTACTGCTGCCAGTACAAAGTCCAGATGGGCAAGCGTATGTTGGCCTCCCGAGAGAGTCAGCCTCTCCCCATTTCTGTCAGAGGTGAGGTGAGGGTATCGCACTGTAAATGATAATGTGTGGTGTCGTAGTCTTGGCAGCCTGGCCATGTAAGGGACATAATTTGAGTCGAGATATTATGCCCAGGGGAATTTCGTCATGGATTTTCTGCAACCTTCTGCGATGCAGAAAGAAAACATAGTGCATAATCAATGAGCAGTTTGCATACCTGCATTTTATCTTCTATGTTACAATGTAGACCATATTCTAACATCCCCCATTGATAAAACGGCAAATTTTATGTCAGGGGAGCCATACAGTATAGTAATTTGATGTGTACTTTTTACACTTTCACTGTTATTCTACATTAGGATGTAAGTAATTTTACTCTTATGATCCTATTGTCCTTGCACAATGTGTCACCTGCAGCATGCTGCTCCTATATACCTGTCATACCCATAGGGTTCCGACCCCTG comes from Alosa sapidissima isolate fAloSap1 chromosome 7, fAloSap1.pri, whole genome shotgun sequence and encodes:
- the si:ch211-150o23.3 gene encoding uncharacterized protein si:ch211-150o23.3 isoform X1; this translates as MVLRRPSIESKRRRAILAVDVQVFFDSVNDKQLFVFHRTTCEQVRDHREIWSSFITSFGVMESAKIPSPIARIALVLSALGCSIVYVNVEALDLVTKVIGDGHECRGRVEINHEGQWVTVCNRGWDMSDTRTVCREVGCWLASLPSGFKFSPSRAVWLNHVSCTGEVPDLTHCLHSNRNCTILEEAMMDCSGKPVLSILSPFTAFQVGEAIHFSCTAPSGPKFLNFHLYKKGVETPLVTQRADNGQRRMELTLTDVEVGHQGTYSCVNSDRRSSHPPKRMYHSNYIDIAVVELNRPQIWYNTSMEVPSGWVFKGESFSITCSTNPLYPGGSFQLRLIRPNGTVRHSLPALTSAVTFNFSNAQTLNEGYYCCQYKVQMGKRMLASRESQPLPISVRADTDLAMSPVMISLLVSGLTFVVATFIILIVFRILSKRKRKLTELERESRTCVDNTYIALTTIK
- the si:ch211-150o23.3 gene encoding uncharacterized protein si:ch211-150o23.3 isoform X2, with the protein product MVLRRPSIESKRRRAILAVDVQVFFDSVNDKQLFVFHRTTCEQVRDHREIWSSFITSFGVMESAKIPSPIARIALVLSALGCSIVYVNVEALDLVTKVIGDGHECRGRVEINHEGQWVTVCNRGWDMSDTRTVCREVGCWLASLPSGFKFSPSRAVWLNHVSCTGEVPDLTHCLHSNRNCTILEEAMMDCSGKPVLSILSPFTAFQVGEAIHFSCTAPSGPKFLNFHLYKKGVETPLVTQRADNGQRRMELTLTDVEVGHQGTYSCVNSDRRSSHPPKRMYHSNYIDIAVVELNRPQIWYNTSMEVPSGWVFKGESFSITCSTNPLYPGGSFQLRLIRPNGTVRHSLPALTSAVTFNFSNAQTLNEGYYCCQYKVQMGKRMLASRESQPLPISVRDTDLAMSPVMISLLVSGLTFVVATFIILIVFRILSKRKRKLTELERESRTCVDNTYIALTTIK
- the si:ch211-150o23.3 gene encoding uncharacterized protein si:ch211-150o23.3 isoform X3, giving the protein MVLRRPSIEMRDHREIWSSFITSFGVMESAKIPSPIARIALVLSALGCSIVYVNVEALDLVTKVIGDGHECRGRVEINHEGQWVTVCNRGWDMSDTRTVCREVGCWLASLPSGFKFSPSRAVWLNHVSCTGEVPDLTHCLHSNRNCTILEEAMMDCSGKPVLSILSPFTAFQVGEAIHFSCTAPSGPKFLNFHLYKKGVETPLVTQRADNGQRRMELTLTDVEVGHQGTYSCVNSDRRSSHPPKRMYHSNYIDIAVVELNRPQIWYNTSMEVPSGWVFKGESFSITCSTNPLYPGGSFQLRLIRPNGTVRHSLPALTSAVTFNFSNAQTLNEGYYCCQYKVQMGKRMLASRESQPLPISVRADTDLAMSPVMISLLVSGLTFVVATFIILIVFRILSKRKRKLTELERESRTCVDNTYIALTTIK
- the si:ch211-150o23.3 gene encoding uncharacterized protein si:ch211-150o23.3 isoform X4, with translation MESAKIPSPIARIALVLSALGCSIVYVNVEALDLVTKVIGDGHECRGRVEINHEGQWVTVCNRGWDMSDTRTVCREVGCWLASLPSGFKFSPSRAVWLNHVSCTGEVPDLTHCLHSNRNCTILEEAMMDCSGKPVLSILSPFTAFQVGEAIHFSCTAPSGPKFLNFHLYKKGVETPLVTQRADNGQRRMELTLTDVEVGHQGTYSCVNSDRRSSHPPKRMYHSNYIDIAVVELNRPQIWYNTSMEVPSGWVFKGESFSITCSTNPLYPGGSFQLRLIRPNGTVRHSLPALTSAVTFNFSNAQTLNEGYYCCQYKVQMGKRMLASRESQPLPISVRADTDLAMSPVMISLLVSGLTFVVATFIILIVFRILSKRKRKLTELERESRTCVDNTYIALTTIK